From Triticum urartu cultivar G1812 chromosome 2, Tu2.1, whole genome shotgun sequence, a single genomic window includes:
- the LOC125539264 gene encoding ATP-dependent helicase upf1-like isoform X2, with the protein MTRKKKGARGRRPRREAGDEWWPRRYADQEWPHLVDMVLSWRLEDVMDEGLFKHKLKMIPSIFNDIKSYLGSYTSPLLEELRADMSSSLEAISTESFVKVAWIEQTKYSAVYNIAFEDSQNTKSCNKPESNGRSVGDIIILSDVKPENTSDITCNGRPYCIAFITDGADEDDDSPPASYAVTASGKIDAADEVSEDGKRSPLFAAHLLNIVTYIRIWRCLDYTTVRRNPNLIQEMVHYPLVANILPKNTKGVASVDSMEIWSELSTMNLNNSQNDAILNCISAMLSNSSSSLSLIWGPPGTGKTKTITVLLWLMRKQKNGTLTCAPTNLAVKQVASCFLRLSKENPLDTSCLGDVLLFGNKHRMCVEDDLKEIYLHDRVRKLLVCFAPLTGWRHCLSSMYDFLENGYSQYLRYSEEQKEENKPSFLHYTRKKLDVIYPELRRCFKQLLFHVPKSCILEVNYNNIISLLELLEDFNTLQRKTTGVEIKEVFLYKDVPRKSSMGILPKTVITIGKTRIKCLELLKMLLSCLKLPITSSKRTIREFCMESASIIFCTVSSSSKVTSNKKLELLVVDEAAQLKECETLIPLRLPALKHAILIGDECQLPATVVSKVCKDALFGRSLFARLSSLGHEKHLLNMQYRMHPSISIFPNSSFYGGQLLDAPSVMQKEHQKKYLPGSMFGTYSFFNIEDSWEDVDELDHSRKNVVEVTIIQEILQNLRRACSKTMKKVTVGVICPYSAQVLAIQEKLRKMKFGPLSVKISSVDGFQGGEEDIIILSTVRSNSDGVVGFVSDRQRTNVALTRARHCLWILGNAATPSRSGSIWADLVRNAKERQCFFNAKSDGAISRVIAKHESELSSAQAPSRTRKGRKRQRQPSLKCGPSDAGSRQQGGVASGSDPHRRKDKGIAEDLTASFSNLRLR; encoded by the exons ATGACCAGGAAGAAGAAGGGCGCCCGCGGTCGTCggccgaggagggaagccggCGACGAATGGTGGCCCAGGAGGTACGCCGACCAGGAGTGGCCGCACCTCGTCGACATGGTGCTGTCTTGGCGCCTCGAGGACGTCATGGACGAGGGTCTCTTCAAGCACAAG CTGAAAATGATACCGTCCATattcaatgatatcaagagctacTTAGGATCCTACACATCTCCactgttggaggagttgcgagcTGACATGTCGTCCAGCTTGGAAGCCATCTCCACCGAGTCTTTTGTCAAAGTAGCATGGATCGAGCAAACAAAATATAGTGCAGTTTATAACATTGCTTTTGAGGATTCTCAGAATACAAAGTCTTGCAACAAACCTGAAAGCAATGGCCGAAGTGTTGGTGATATCATTATCCTGTCTGATGTGAAGCCAGAAAACACATCTGATATTACTTGCAATGGGAGGCCGTACTGTATTGCCTTCATTactgatggagcggatgaagatgACGACTCACCTCCAGCCAGCTATGCAGTAACAGCATCAGGAAAAATTGATGCTGCAGACGAGGTCAGTGAAGATGGGAAGAGGAGCCCACTTTTTGCAGCTCATTTGCTGAATATCGTGACCTACATCCGCATATGGCGCTGCCTTGACTACACAACAGTCAGGAGAAACCCAAACCTCATACAGGAGATGGTACACTATCCACTG GTTGCAAATATTCTCCCAAAAAATACAAAGGGTGTTGCTTCAGTCGACAGCATGGAAATATGGAGTGAATTGTCTACAATGAATCTTAACAACTCACAAAATGATGCCATCCTGAACTGTATTTCAGCAATGCTCTccaacagcagcagcagtttAAGCCTTATCTGGGGACCTCCTGGCACAGGAAAGACTAAAACAATCACTGTACTCTTGTGGTTAATGAGGAAACAGAAAAATGGTACACTTACATGTGCACCGACAAACCTTGCTGTTAAACAAGTTGCTTCATGTTTCTTAAGGTTGAGCAAAGAGAACCCTCTGGATACAAGTTGCTTAGGAGATGTTCTGTTGTTTGGCAATAAACATCGCATGTGTGTTGAAGATGATCTGAAAGAGATTTACTTACATGATCGTGTAAGGAAGCTTCTTGTTTGCTTTGCACCATTGACTGGATGGAGACATTGTCTGTCTTCCATGTACGATTTTCTTGAGAATGGTTACTCCCAGTACCTTCGATATTctgaagaacaaaaggaggagaATAAACCTTCCTTTTTGCATTACACCAGGAAAAAACTTGATGTTATTTATCCTGAGCTACGAAGATGTTTCAAACAGCTACTATTCCATGTCCCAAAATCTTGTATTTTGGAGGTGAATTACAATAACATCATTTCACTTCTCGAACTGCTTGAAGATTTCAATACACTCCAGAGGAAAACTACCGGGGTTGAGATAAAGGAAGTTTTCTTGTATAAAGATGTTCCAAGGAAATCCAGCATGGGCATTCTTCCCAAGACAGTGATAACCATCGGCAAAACCAGAATTAAATGCCTTGAGCTGCTAAAGATGCTATTAAGTTGCTTGAAACTTCCTATAACATCCTCCAAACGCACCATCCGAGAATTCTGTATGGAAAGTGCCAGCATAATTTTCTGCACTGTTTCTAGCTCTTCCAAAGTAACAAGCAATAAAAAACTAGAGTTGCTTGTTGTCGATGAGGCTGCTCAGTTGAAAGAATGTGAAACATTGATCCCTTTGCGTTTGCCTGCATTGAAGCATGCTATCCTCATTGGTGATGAGTGTCAACTACCAGCAACAGTTGTTAGTAAG GTTTGCAAGGATGCATTATTTGGGAGAAGTCTCTTTGCGAGGTTGAGTTCACTGGGGCATGAAAAGCATCTGCTTAACATGCAATACAGAATGCATCCATCCATTAGCATTTTTCCAAACAGCAGCTTCTATGGCGGGCAACTCTTGGATGCTCCTAGTGTCATGCAAAAAGAACACCAAAAGAAGTATCTTCCAGGTTCTATGTTTGGTACTTACTCTTTCTTCAATATTGAAGATAGTTGGGAGGATGTCGATGAACTTGATCATAGCAGGAAGAACGTGGTTGAAGTTACCATTATCCAGGAAATCTTGCAAAATCTCCGAAGAG CTTGTTCTAAGACTATGAAGAAGGTCACAGTTGGTGTCATATGCCCATACTCTGCTCAAGTTCTAGCAATTCAAGAAAAACTGAGGAAAATGAAGTTTGGCCCCTTGTCAGTAAAAATTAGTTCTGTTGATGGCTTCCAAGGTGGCGAGGAAGACATAATCATTTTATCAACTGTCAGGTCCAACTCTGATGGGGTGGTAGGGTTTGTTTCAGACCGACAACGTACAAACGTAGCTTTGACAAGAGCAAG ACATTGCCTTTGGATTTTGGGAAATGCTGCAACCCCATCCAGGAGTGGTTCTATCTGGGCAGATCTAGTGCGCAATGCCAAGGAACGGCAGTGTTTCTTCAATGCAAAAAGTGATGGGGCTATTTCTCGTGTGATTGCTAAGCATGAGAGTGAGCTCAGTTCA GCTCAGGCACCATCTCGAACTCGAAAGGGGCGGAAACGTCAACGACAGCCTTCTTTGAAATGTGGTCCATCTGATGCTGGGAGTCGTCAACAAGGCGGTGTCGCTTCCGGTTCTGATCCGCATCGCCGAAAGGATAAAGGGATCGCCGAAGATCTCACTGCTTCCTTCAGCAATCTTAGACTGCGTTGA
- the LOC125539264 gene encoding uncharacterized protein LOC125539264 isoform X5: protein MTRKKKGARGRRPRREAGDEWWPRRYADQEWPHLVDMVLSWRLEDVMDEGLFKHKLKMIPSIFNDIKSYLGSYTSPLLEELRADMSSSLEAISTESFVKVAWIEQTKYSAVYNIAFEDSQNTKSCNKPESNGRSVGDIIILSDVKPENTSDITCNGRPYCIAFITDGADEDDDSPPASYAVTASGKIDAADEVSEDGKRSPLFAAHLLNIVTYIRIWRCLDYTTVRRNPNLIQEMVHYPLVANILPKNTKGVASVDSMEIWSELSTMNLNNSQNDAILNCISAMLSNSSSSLSLIWGPPGTGKTKTITVLLWLMRKQKNGTLTCAPTNLAVKQVASCFLRLSKENPLDTSCLGDVLLFGNKHRMCVEDDLKEIYLHDRVRKLLVCFAPLTGWRHCLSSMYDFLENGYSQYLRYSEEQKEENKPSFLHYTRKKLDVIYPELRRCFKQLLFHVPKSCILEVNYNNIISLLELLEDFNTLQRKTTGVEIKEVFLYKDVPRKSSMGILPKTVITIGKTRIKCLELLKMLLSCLKLPITSSKRTIREFCMESASIIFCTVSSSSKVTSNKKLELLVVDEAAQLKECETLIPLRLPALKHAILIGDECQLPATVVSKVCKDALFGRSLFARLSSLGHEKHLLNMQYRMHPSISIFPNSSFYGGQLLDAPSVMQKEHQKKYLPGSMFGTYSFFNIEDSWEDVDELDHSRKNVVEVTIIQEILQNLRRACSKTMKKVTVGVICPYSAQVLAIQEKLRKMKFGPLSVKISSVDGFQGGEEDIIILSTVRSNSDGVVGFVSDRQRTNVALTRARHCLWILGNAATPSRSGSIWADLVRNAKERQCFFNAKSDGAISRVIAKHESELSSGTISNSKGAETSTTAFFEMWSI from the exons ATGACCAGGAAGAAGAAGGGCGCCCGCGGTCGTCggccgaggagggaagccggCGACGAATGGTGGCCCAGGAGGTACGCCGACCAGGAGTGGCCGCACCTCGTCGACATGGTGCTGTCTTGGCGCCTCGAGGACGTCATGGACGAGGGTCTCTTCAAGCACAAG CTGAAAATGATACCGTCCATattcaatgatatcaagagctacTTAGGATCCTACACATCTCCactgttggaggagttgcgagcTGACATGTCGTCCAGCTTGGAAGCCATCTCCACCGAGTCTTTTGTCAAAGTAGCATGGATCGAGCAAACAAAATATAGTGCAGTTTATAACATTGCTTTTGAGGATTCTCAGAATACAAAGTCTTGCAACAAACCTGAAAGCAATGGCCGAAGTGTTGGTGATATCATTATCCTGTCTGATGTGAAGCCAGAAAACACATCTGATATTACTTGCAATGGGAGGCCGTACTGTATTGCCTTCATTactgatggagcggatgaagatgACGACTCACCTCCAGCCAGCTATGCAGTAACAGCATCAGGAAAAATTGATGCTGCAGACGAGGTCAGTGAAGATGGGAAGAGGAGCCCACTTTTTGCAGCTCATTTGCTGAATATCGTGACCTACATCCGCATATGGCGCTGCCTTGACTACACAACAGTCAGGAGAAACCCAAACCTCATACAGGAGATGGTACACTATCCACTG GTTGCAAATATTCTCCCAAAAAATACAAAGGGTGTTGCTTCAGTCGACAGCATGGAAATATGGAGTGAATTGTCTACAATGAATCTTAACAACTCACAAAATGATGCCATCCTGAACTGTATTTCAGCAATGCTCTccaacagcagcagcagtttAAGCCTTATCTGGGGACCTCCTGGCACAGGAAAGACTAAAACAATCACTGTACTCTTGTGGTTAATGAGGAAACAGAAAAATGGTACACTTACATGTGCACCGACAAACCTTGCTGTTAAACAAGTTGCTTCATGTTTCTTAAGGTTGAGCAAAGAGAACCCTCTGGATACAAGTTGCTTAGGAGATGTTCTGTTGTTTGGCAATAAACATCGCATGTGTGTTGAAGATGATCTGAAAGAGATTTACTTACATGATCGTGTAAGGAAGCTTCTTGTTTGCTTTGCACCATTGACTGGATGGAGACATTGTCTGTCTTCCATGTACGATTTTCTTGAGAATGGTTACTCCCAGTACCTTCGATATTctgaagaacaaaaggaggagaATAAACCTTCCTTTTTGCATTACACCAGGAAAAAACTTGATGTTATTTATCCTGAGCTACGAAGATGTTTCAAACAGCTACTATTCCATGTCCCAAAATCTTGTATTTTGGAGGTGAATTACAATAACATCATTTCACTTCTCGAACTGCTTGAAGATTTCAATACACTCCAGAGGAAAACTACCGGGGTTGAGATAAAGGAAGTTTTCTTGTATAAAGATGTTCCAAGGAAATCCAGCATGGGCATTCTTCCCAAGACAGTGATAACCATCGGCAAAACCAGAATTAAATGCCTTGAGCTGCTAAAGATGCTATTAAGTTGCTTGAAACTTCCTATAACATCCTCCAAACGCACCATCCGAGAATTCTGTATGGAAAGTGCCAGCATAATTTTCTGCACTGTTTCTAGCTCTTCCAAAGTAACAAGCAATAAAAAACTAGAGTTGCTTGTTGTCGATGAGGCTGCTCAGTTGAAAGAATGTGAAACATTGATCCCTTTGCGTTTGCCTGCATTGAAGCATGCTATCCTCATTGGTGATGAGTGTCAACTACCAGCAACAGTTGTTAGTAAG GTTTGCAAGGATGCATTATTTGGGAGAAGTCTCTTTGCGAGGTTGAGTTCACTGGGGCATGAAAAGCATCTGCTTAACATGCAATACAGAATGCATCCATCCATTAGCATTTTTCCAAACAGCAGCTTCTATGGCGGGCAACTCTTGGATGCTCCTAGTGTCATGCAAAAAGAACACCAAAAGAAGTATCTTCCAGGTTCTATGTTTGGTACTTACTCTTTCTTCAATATTGAAGATAGTTGGGAGGATGTCGATGAACTTGATCATAGCAGGAAGAACGTGGTTGAAGTTACCATTATCCAGGAAATCTTGCAAAATCTCCGAAGAG CTTGTTCTAAGACTATGAAGAAGGTCACAGTTGGTGTCATATGCCCATACTCTGCTCAAGTTCTAGCAATTCAAGAAAAACTGAGGAAAATGAAGTTTGGCCCCTTGTCAGTAAAAATTAGTTCTGTTGATGGCTTCCAAGGTGGCGAGGAAGACATAATCATTTTATCAACTGTCAGGTCCAACTCTGATGGGGTGGTAGGGTTTGTTTCAGACCGACAACGTACAAACGTAGCTTTGACAAGAGCAAG ACATTGCCTTTGGATTTTGGGAAATGCTGCAACCCCATCCAGGAGTGGTTCTATCTGGGCAGATCTAGTGCGCAATGCCAAGGAACGGCAGTGTTTCTTCAATGCAAAAAGTGATGGGGCTATTTCTCGTGTGATTGCTAAGCATGAGAGTGAGCTCA GCTCAGGCACCATCTCGAACTCGAAAGGGGCGGAAACGTCAACGACAGCCTTCTTTGAAATGTGGTCCATCTGA
- the LOC125539264 gene encoding uncharacterized protein LOC125539264 isoform X4, with translation MTRKKKGARGRRPRREAGDEWWPRRYADQEWPHLVDMVLSWRLEDVMDEGLFKHKLKMIPSIFNDIKSYLGSYTSPLLEELRADMSSSLEAISTESFVKVAWIEQTKYSAVYNIAFEDSQNTKSCNKPESNGRSVGDIIILSDVKPENTSDITCNGRPYCIAFITDGADEDDDSPPASYAVTASGKIDAADEVSEDGKRSPLFAAHLLNIVTYIRIWRCLDYTTVRRNPNLIQEMVHYPLVANILPKNTKGVASVDSMEIWSELSTMNLNNSQNDAILNCISAMLSNSSSSLSLIWGPPGTGKTKTITVLLWLMRKQKNGTLTCAPTNLAVKQVASCFLRLSKENPLDTSCLGDVLLFGNKHRMCVEDDLKEIYLHDRVRKLLVCFAPLTGWRHCLSSMYDFLENGYSQYLRYSEEQKEENKPSFLHYTRKKLDVIYPELRRCFKQLLFHVPKSCILEVNYNNIISLLELLEDFNTLQRKTTGVEIKEVFLYKDVPRKSSMGILPKTVITIGKTRIKCLELLKMLLSCLKLPITSSKRTIREFCMESASIIFCTVSSSSKVTSNKKLELLVVDEAAQLKECETLIPLRLPALKHAILIGDECQLPATVVSKVCKDALFGRSLFARLSSLGHEKHLLNMQYRMHPSISIFPNSSFYGGQLLDAPSVMQKEHQKKYLPGSMFGTYSFFNIEDSWEDVDELDHSRKNVVEVTIIQEILQNLRRACSKTMKKVTVGVICPYSAQVLAIQEKLRKMKFGPLSVKISSVDGFQGGEEDIIILSTVRSNSDGVVGFVSDRQRTNVALTRARHCLWILGNAATPSRSGSIWADLVRNAKERQCFFNAKSDGAISRVIAKHESELSSVKDKSVTPLQVIDNTVRALTRWLRHHLELERGGNVNDSLL, from the exons ATGACCAGGAAGAAGAAGGGCGCCCGCGGTCGTCggccgaggagggaagccggCGACGAATGGTGGCCCAGGAGGTACGCCGACCAGGAGTGGCCGCACCTCGTCGACATGGTGCTGTCTTGGCGCCTCGAGGACGTCATGGACGAGGGTCTCTTCAAGCACAAG CTGAAAATGATACCGTCCATattcaatgatatcaagagctacTTAGGATCCTACACATCTCCactgttggaggagttgcgagcTGACATGTCGTCCAGCTTGGAAGCCATCTCCACCGAGTCTTTTGTCAAAGTAGCATGGATCGAGCAAACAAAATATAGTGCAGTTTATAACATTGCTTTTGAGGATTCTCAGAATACAAAGTCTTGCAACAAACCTGAAAGCAATGGCCGAAGTGTTGGTGATATCATTATCCTGTCTGATGTGAAGCCAGAAAACACATCTGATATTACTTGCAATGGGAGGCCGTACTGTATTGCCTTCATTactgatggagcggatgaagatgACGACTCACCTCCAGCCAGCTATGCAGTAACAGCATCAGGAAAAATTGATGCTGCAGACGAGGTCAGTGAAGATGGGAAGAGGAGCCCACTTTTTGCAGCTCATTTGCTGAATATCGTGACCTACATCCGCATATGGCGCTGCCTTGACTACACAACAGTCAGGAGAAACCCAAACCTCATACAGGAGATGGTACACTATCCACTG GTTGCAAATATTCTCCCAAAAAATACAAAGGGTGTTGCTTCAGTCGACAGCATGGAAATATGGAGTGAATTGTCTACAATGAATCTTAACAACTCACAAAATGATGCCATCCTGAACTGTATTTCAGCAATGCTCTccaacagcagcagcagtttAAGCCTTATCTGGGGACCTCCTGGCACAGGAAAGACTAAAACAATCACTGTACTCTTGTGGTTAATGAGGAAACAGAAAAATGGTACACTTACATGTGCACCGACAAACCTTGCTGTTAAACAAGTTGCTTCATGTTTCTTAAGGTTGAGCAAAGAGAACCCTCTGGATACAAGTTGCTTAGGAGATGTTCTGTTGTTTGGCAATAAACATCGCATGTGTGTTGAAGATGATCTGAAAGAGATTTACTTACATGATCGTGTAAGGAAGCTTCTTGTTTGCTTTGCACCATTGACTGGATGGAGACATTGTCTGTCTTCCATGTACGATTTTCTTGAGAATGGTTACTCCCAGTACCTTCGATATTctgaagaacaaaaggaggagaATAAACCTTCCTTTTTGCATTACACCAGGAAAAAACTTGATGTTATTTATCCTGAGCTACGAAGATGTTTCAAACAGCTACTATTCCATGTCCCAAAATCTTGTATTTTGGAGGTGAATTACAATAACATCATTTCACTTCTCGAACTGCTTGAAGATTTCAATACACTCCAGAGGAAAACTACCGGGGTTGAGATAAAGGAAGTTTTCTTGTATAAAGATGTTCCAAGGAAATCCAGCATGGGCATTCTTCCCAAGACAGTGATAACCATCGGCAAAACCAGAATTAAATGCCTTGAGCTGCTAAAGATGCTATTAAGTTGCTTGAAACTTCCTATAACATCCTCCAAACGCACCATCCGAGAATTCTGTATGGAAAGTGCCAGCATAATTTTCTGCACTGTTTCTAGCTCTTCCAAAGTAACAAGCAATAAAAAACTAGAGTTGCTTGTTGTCGATGAGGCTGCTCAGTTGAAAGAATGTGAAACATTGATCCCTTTGCGTTTGCCTGCATTGAAGCATGCTATCCTCATTGGTGATGAGTGTCAACTACCAGCAACAGTTGTTAGTAAG GTTTGCAAGGATGCATTATTTGGGAGAAGTCTCTTTGCGAGGTTGAGTTCACTGGGGCATGAAAAGCATCTGCTTAACATGCAATACAGAATGCATCCATCCATTAGCATTTTTCCAAACAGCAGCTTCTATGGCGGGCAACTCTTGGATGCTCCTAGTGTCATGCAAAAAGAACACCAAAAGAAGTATCTTCCAGGTTCTATGTTTGGTACTTACTCTTTCTTCAATATTGAAGATAGTTGGGAGGATGTCGATGAACTTGATCATAGCAGGAAGAACGTGGTTGAAGTTACCATTATCCAGGAAATCTTGCAAAATCTCCGAAGAG CTTGTTCTAAGACTATGAAGAAGGTCACAGTTGGTGTCATATGCCCATACTCTGCTCAAGTTCTAGCAATTCAAGAAAAACTGAGGAAAATGAAGTTTGGCCCCTTGTCAGTAAAAATTAGTTCTGTTGATGGCTTCCAAGGTGGCGAGGAAGACATAATCATTTTATCAACTGTCAGGTCCAACTCTGATGGGGTGGTAGGGTTTGTTTCAGACCGACAACGTACAAACGTAGCTTTGACAAGAGCAAG ACATTGCCTTTGGATTTTGGGAAATGCTGCAACCCCATCCAGGAGTGGTTCTATCTGGGCAGATCTAGTGCGCAATGCCAAGGAACGGCAGTGTTTCTTCAATGCAAAAAGTGATGGGGCTATTTCTCGTGTGATTGCTAAGCATGAGAGTGAGCTCAGTTCAGTTAAAGACAAAAGTGTTACACCTTTACAAGTTATAGATAACACTGTTCGGGCATTGACTCGCTG GCTCAGGCACCATCTCGAACTCGAAAGGGGCGGAAACGTCAACGACAGCCTTCTTTGA
- the LOC125539264 gene encoding uncharacterized protein LOC125539264 isoform X3 has translation MTRKKKGARGRRPRREAGDEWWPRRYADQEWPHLVDMVLSWRLEDVMDEGLFKHKLKMIPSIFNDIKSYLGSYTSPLLEELRADMSSSLEAISTESFVKVAWIEQTKYSAVYNIAFEDSQNTKSCNKPESNGRSVGDIIILSDVKPENTSDITCNGRPYCIAFITDGADEDDDSPPASYAVTASGKIDAADEVSEDGKRSPLFAAHLLNIVTYIRIWRCLDYTTVRRNPNLIQEMVHYPLVANILPKNTKGVASVDSMEIWSELSTMNLNNSQNDAILNCISAMLSNSSSSLSLIWGPPGTGKTKTITVLLWLMRKQKNGTLTCAPTNLAVKQVASCFLRLSKENPLDTSCLGDVLLFGNKHRMCVEDDLKEIYLHDRVRKLLVCFAPLTGWRHCLSSMYDFLENGYSQYLRYSEEQKEENKPSFLHYTRKKLDVIYPELRRCFKQLLFHVPKSCILEVNYNNIISLLELLEDFNTLQRKTTGVEIKEVFLYKDVPRKSSMGILPKTVITIGKTRIKCLELLKMLLSCLKLPITSSKRTIREFCMESASIIFCTVSSSSKVTSNKKLELLVVDEAAQLKECETLIPLRLPALKHAILIGDECQLPATVVSKVCKDALFGRSLFARLSSLGHEKHLLNMQYRMHPSISIFPNSSFYGGQLLDAPSVMQKEHQKKYLPGSMFGTYSFFNIEDSWEDVDELDHSRKNVVEVTIIQEILQNLRRACSKTMKKVTVGVICPYSAQVLAIQEKLRKMKFGPLSVKISSVDGFQGGEEDIIILSTVRSNSDGVVGFVSDRQRTNVALTRARHCLWILGNAATPSRSGSIWADLVRNAKERQCFFNAKSDGAISRVIAKHESELSSVKDKSVTPLQVIDNTVRALTRWSLSSTTYELSRISFHHFSCSICQVKHS, from the exons ATGACCAGGAAGAAGAAGGGCGCCCGCGGTCGTCggccgaggagggaagccggCGACGAATGGTGGCCCAGGAGGTACGCCGACCAGGAGTGGCCGCACCTCGTCGACATGGTGCTGTCTTGGCGCCTCGAGGACGTCATGGACGAGGGTCTCTTCAAGCACAAG CTGAAAATGATACCGTCCATattcaatgatatcaagagctacTTAGGATCCTACACATCTCCactgttggaggagttgcgagcTGACATGTCGTCCAGCTTGGAAGCCATCTCCACCGAGTCTTTTGTCAAAGTAGCATGGATCGAGCAAACAAAATATAGTGCAGTTTATAACATTGCTTTTGAGGATTCTCAGAATACAAAGTCTTGCAACAAACCTGAAAGCAATGGCCGAAGTGTTGGTGATATCATTATCCTGTCTGATGTGAAGCCAGAAAACACATCTGATATTACTTGCAATGGGAGGCCGTACTGTATTGCCTTCATTactgatggagcggatgaagatgACGACTCACCTCCAGCCAGCTATGCAGTAACAGCATCAGGAAAAATTGATGCTGCAGACGAGGTCAGTGAAGATGGGAAGAGGAGCCCACTTTTTGCAGCTCATTTGCTGAATATCGTGACCTACATCCGCATATGGCGCTGCCTTGACTACACAACAGTCAGGAGAAACCCAAACCTCATACAGGAGATGGTACACTATCCACTG GTTGCAAATATTCTCCCAAAAAATACAAAGGGTGTTGCTTCAGTCGACAGCATGGAAATATGGAGTGAATTGTCTACAATGAATCTTAACAACTCACAAAATGATGCCATCCTGAACTGTATTTCAGCAATGCTCTccaacagcagcagcagtttAAGCCTTATCTGGGGACCTCCTGGCACAGGAAAGACTAAAACAATCACTGTACTCTTGTGGTTAATGAGGAAACAGAAAAATGGTACACTTACATGTGCACCGACAAACCTTGCTGTTAAACAAGTTGCTTCATGTTTCTTAAGGTTGAGCAAAGAGAACCCTCTGGATACAAGTTGCTTAGGAGATGTTCTGTTGTTTGGCAATAAACATCGCATGTGTGTTGAAGATGATCTGAAAGAGATTTACTTACATGATCGTGTAAGGAAGCTTCTTGTTTGCTTTGCACCATTGACTGGATGGAGACATTGTCTGTCTTCCATGTACGATTTTCTTGAGAATGGTTACTCCCAGTACCTTCGATATTctgaagaacaaaaggaggagaATAAACCTTCCTTTTTGCATTACACCAGGAAAAAACTTGATGTTATTTATCCTGAGCTACGAAGATGTTTCAAACAGCTACTATTCCATGTCCCAAAATCTTGTATTTTGGAGGTGAATTACAATAACATCATTTCACTTCTCGAACTGCTTGAAGATTTCAATACACTCCAGAGGAAAACTACCGGGGTTGAGATAAAGGAAGTTTTCTTGTATAAAGATGTTCCAAGGAAATCCAGCATGGGCATTCTTCCCAAGACAGTGATAACCATCGGCAAAACCAGAATTAAATGCCTTGAGCTGCTAAAGATGCTATTAAGTTGCTTGAAACTTCCTATAACATCCTCCAAACGCACCATCCGAGAATTCTGTATGGAAAGTGCCAGCATAATTTTCTGCACTGTTTCTAGCTCTTCCAAAGTAACAAGCAATAAAAAACTAGAGTTGCTTGTTGTCGATGAGGCTGCTCAGTTGAAAGAATGTGAAACATTGATCCCTTTGCGTTTGCCTGCATTGAAGCATGCTATCCTCATTGGTGATGAGTGTCAACTACCAGCAACAGTTGTTAGTAAG GTTTGCAAGGATGCATTATTTGGGAGAAGTCTCTTTGCGAGGTTGAGTTCACTGGGGCATGAAAAGCATCTGCTTAACATGCAATACAGAATGCATCCATCCATTAGCATTTTTCCAAACAGCAGCTTCTATGGCGGGCAACTCTTGGATGCTCCTAGTGTCATGCAAAAAGAACACCAAAAGAAGTATCTTCCAGGTTCTATGTTTGGTACTTACTCTTTCTTCAATATTGAAGATAGTTGGGAGGATGTCGATGAACTTGATCATAGCAGGAAGAACGTGGTTGAAGTTACCATTATCCAGGAAATCTTGCAAAATCTCCGAAGAG CTTGTTCTAAGACTATGAAGAAGGTCACAGTTGGTGTCATATGCCCATACTCTGCTCAAGTTCTAGCAATTCAAGAAAAACTGAGGAAAATGAAGTTTGGCCCCTTGTCAGTAAAAATTAGTTCTGTTGATGGCTTCCAAGGTGGCGAGGAAGACATAATCATTTTATCAACTGTCAGGTCCAACTCTGATGGGGTGGTAGGGTTTGTTTCAGACCGACAACGTACAAACGTAGCTTTGACAAGAGCAAG ACATTGCCTTTGGATTTTGGGAAATGCTGCAACCCCATCCAGGAGTGGTTCTATCTGGGCAGATCTAGTGCGCAATGCCAAGGAACGGCAGTGTTTCTTCAATGCAAAAAGTGATGGGGCTATTTCTCGTGTGATTGCTAAGCATGAGAGTGAGCTCAGTTCAGTTAAAGACAAAAGTGTTACACCTTTACAAGTTATAGATAACACTGTTCGGGCATTGACTCGCTGGTCCCTTTCCTCTACTACCTACGAGTTATCTAGAATTAGTTTTCATCATTTCTCATGTTCAATTTGCCAAGTGAAGCATTCATGA